In a single window of the Candidatus Eisenbacteria bacterium genome:
- a CDS encoding trypsin-like peptidase domain-containing protein, protein MRNRLADRSGSIARALFLLLFSFGVGAAVVFLLLRGTEQGPPRSGDEGEEPVVEARPASGFPPAVETGVTDAIDTSRRNAIVTAAERVSPSVVTVSVKSYRVVRQTPFGGSGELFSQFFRDFLPYREYVTPVANMGSGVIISPQGYVLSNAHVLEGAEQIEVVLSDGREFAAELIGTDPSYDLSVIRIEGEDLPVAPLGDSDGLVIGEWALAIGNPFGYLLNNTQPSVTVGVISAVHRDVRPGDTGRGIYKDMIQTDAAINPGNSGGPLVNARGEVVGINTFIFTKSGGSLGVGFAIPINTAGRIVEELIRYGQVRQVWVGVRVQEINARAARILGLTSQDGVLVSYVDEGSPAQETGIQVGDVIIAVNGERVVGIEEARRALFGVQVGDTLDLAVVRKGEMMGFRLTMREQPRGREQ, encoded by the coding sequence TTGCGTAACCGTCTCGCCGATCGAAGCGGATCGATCGCGCGCGCTCTCTTTCTGCTCCTGTTCAGCTTCGGTGTCGGCGCCGCCGTGGTTTTCCTGCTCCTACGGGGAACGGAGCAAGGACCGCCGCGCTCCGGCGATGAGGGGGAGGAGCCGGTCGTCGAAGCGCGGCCCGCTTCGGGGTTCCCCCCGGCCGTCGAAACGGGAGTGACCGACGCGATCGATACCTCCCGGAGAAACGCCATCGTGACCGCCGCCGAGAGGGTGAGCCCGTCGGTGGTGACCGTCTCGGTGAAGAGTTACCGCGTCGTCCGCCAGACTCCCTTCGGCGGCAGCGGCGAACTCTTCTCCCAGTTCTTCCGCGACTTCCTCCCTTACCGGGAATACGTCACGCCGGTGGCGAACATGGGTTCCGGCGTGATCATCAGTCCCCAGGGGTACGTGCTCAGCAACGCCCACGTGCTCGAGGGGGCGGAGCAGATCGAGGTCGTGCTCAGCGACGGCCGCGAGTTCGCGGCGGAACTGATCGGCACCGATCCATCCTACGATCTGTCGGTGATCCGGATCGAGGGAGAGGATCTCCCGGTGGCGCCCCTGGGCGACTCGGACGGCCTGGTGATCGGCGAGTGGGCCCTCGCCATCGGCAACCCTTTCGGTTACCTTCTGAACAACACGCAGCCCTCGGTCACCGTCGGAGTGATCAGCGCCGTGCACCGGGACGTGCGACCCGGCGACACGGGCCGCGGGATCTACAAGGACATGATCCAGACGGACGCCGCCATCAATCCGGGAAACAGCGGCGGACCGCTGGTGAACGCCCGGGGCGAGGTGGTGGGGATCAACACCTTCATCTTCACCAAGAGCGGCGGCTCCCTCGGCGTCGGCTTCGCCATTCCGATCAACACGGCGGGCCGGATCGTGGAGGAATTGATCCGATACGGCCAGGTGCGACAGGTCTGGGTCGGCGTGCGCGTGCAGGAGATCAACGCTCGCGCGGCGCGCATCCTCGGCCTCACGTCTCAGGACGGGGTCCTCGTCAGCTACGTGGACGAGGGGAGCCCGGCGCAGGAGACGGGAATCCAGGTGGGGGACGTGATCATCGCCGTGAACGGCGAGCGGGTCGTGGGGATCGAGGAGGCGCGTCGCGCGCTCTTCGGCGTGCAGGTGGGGGACACCCTCGACCTGGCGGTGGTCCGGAAGGGGGAGATGATGGGTTTCCGTCTCACCATGCGCGAACAGCCGAGGGGGCGGGAGCAGTGA
- the fsa gene encoding fructose-6-phosphate aldolase, whose amino-acid sequence MRFFLDTANLDEIREAASLGVLAGVTTNPTLLARDGGDPMENLRAICEVVDGPVNAEVVGTDAETIVREGKKLRLLGDNICVKIPMNKEGLKAVHALDAEGIDTTVTLIFNPQQALLAARAGATYVCPFVGRLDDVGYDGLDVIRDIVEIFETHDIATEVLVASVRNPIHVLEAAIAGAGIATVPLKVLDQMIRHPLTDRGIEQFLQDWRKLGVDIA is encoded by the coding sequence GCTTCCCTCGGTGTTCTGGCCGGGGTGACCACCAACCCGACCCTTCTGGCGCGGGACGGCGGCGACCCGATGGAGAACCTGCGGGCGATCTGCGAGGTCGTGGACGGCCCGGTGAACGCCGAGGTGGTGGGAACCGACGCGGAGACGATCGTGCGGGAGGGGAAGAAGCTCCGTCTTCTCGGCGACAACATCTGCGTCAAGATCCCGATGAACAAGGAGGGGCTGAAGGCGGTGCACGCCCTCGACGCCGAGGGAATCGACACCACCGTCACCCTGATCTTCAATCCCCAGCAGGCGCTTCTGGCGGCGCGCGCCGGCGCCACCTACGTCTGCCCCTTCGTGGGGCGCCTCGACGACGTGGGCTACGACGGCCTCGACGTGATCCGGGACATCGTCGAGATCTTCGAAACCCACGACATCGCGACGGAGGTTCTTGTCGCGAGCGTCCGCAACCCGATCCACGTCCTCGAGGCGGCGATCGCGGGCGCCGGGATCGCCACGGTGCCGCTGAAAGTTCTCGATCAGATGATCCGTCATCCACTGACCGACCGGGGGATCGAGCAATTCCTTCAGGACTGGAGGAAACTGGGGGTGGACATTGCGTAA